A stretch of the Streptomyces sp. NBC_01428 genome encodes the following:
- a CDS encoding ArsC/Spx/MgsR family protein — MEIWINPACSKCRGAVGLLDAEGADYTVRRYLEDVPRADEIRDVLDRLGLEPWDITRTQEAAAEELGLREWARDAGSRDRWIIALGEHPELIQRPIITADDGTAVVARTDEAVREALSRRQP, encoded by the coding sequence ATGGAGATCTGGATCAACCCGGCCTGTTCGAAGTGCCGCGGCGCGGTGGGCCTGCTCGACGCGGAAGGCGCCGACTACACCGTCCGCCGCTACCTGGAGGACGTGCCGCGCGCGGACGAGATCCGCGACGTGCTCGACCGTCTCGGACTCGAACCGTGGGACATCACGCGGACCCAGGAGGCCGCGGCCGAGGAACTGGGACTCCGGGAGTGGGCGCGGGACGCCGGTTCGCGGGACCGCTGGATCATCGCGCTCGGCGAGCATCCGGAGCTGATCCAGCGGCCGATCATCACGGCGGACGACGGGACGGCTGTCGTCGCCCGCACGGACGAGGCGGTACGGGAGGCGCTGTCCCGGCGACAGCCGTGA